Proteins encoded in a region of the Homo sapiens chromosome 9, GRCh38.p14 Primary Assembly genome:
- the EDF1 gene encoding endothelial differentiation-related factor 1 isoform 5 (isoform 5 is encoded by transcript variant 5): MAESDWDTVTVLRKKGPTAAQAKSKQAILAAQRRGEDVETSKKWAAGQNKQHSITKNTAKLDRETEELHHDRVTLEVGKKINEKPQVIADYESGRAIPNNQVLGKIERAIGLKLRGKDIGKPIEKGPRAK, encoded by the exons ATGGCCGAGAGCGACTGGGACACGGTGACGGTGCTGCGCAAGAAGGGCCCTACGGCCGCCCAGGCCAAATCCAAGCAG gCTATCTTAGCGGCACAGAGAcgaggagaagatgtggagacTTCCAAGAAAT GGGCTGCTGGCCAGAACAAACAACATTCTATTACCAAGAACACGGCCAAGCTGGACCGGGAGACAGAGGAGCTGCACCATGACAGGGTGACCCTGGAGGTGGGCAAG AAAATCAATGAGAAGCCACAGGTGATCGCGGACTATGAGAGCGGACGGGCCATACCCAATAACCAGGTGCTTGGCAAAATCGAGCGGGCCATTG GCCTCAAGCTCCGGGGAAAGGACATTGGAAAGCCCATCGAGAAGGGGCCTAGGGCGAAATGA
- the EDF1 gene encoding endothelial differentiation-related factor 1 isoform 3 (isoform 3 is encoded by transcript variant 3) — MAESDWDTVTVLRKKGPTAAQAKSKQAILAAQRRGEDVETSKKWAAGQNKQHSITKNTAKLDRETEELHHDRVTLEVGKVIQQGRQSKGLTQKDLATKINEKPQVIADYESGRAIPNNQVLGKIERAIDVGTRSARVLRAQ, encoded by the exons ATGGCCGAGAGCGACTGGGACACGGTGACGGTGCTGCGCAAGAAGGGCCCTACGGCCGCCCAGGCCAAATCCAAGCAG gCTATCTTAGCGGCACAGAGAcgaggagaagatgtggagacTTCCAAGAAAT GGGCTGCTGGCCAGAACAAACAACATTCTATTACCAAGAACACGGCCAAGCTGGACCGGGAGACAGAGGAGCTGCACCATGACAGGGTGACCCTGGAGGTGGGCAAGGTGATCCAGCAAGGTCGGCAGAGCAAGGGGCTTACGCAGAAGGACCTGGCCACG AAAATCAATGAGAAGCCACAGGTGATCGCGGACTATGAGAGCGGACGGGCCATACCCAATAACCAGGTGCTTGGCAAAATCGAGCGGGCCATTG ATGTGGGAACCAGGAGTGCTCGTGTGCTGAGAGCCCAGTGA
- the EDF1 gene encoding endothelial differentiation-related factor 1 isoform 4 (isoform 4 is encoded by transcript variant 4), producing MAESDWDTVTVLRKKGPTAAQAKSKQAILAAQRRGEDVETSKKWAAGQNKQHSITKNTAKLDRETEELHHDRVTLEKINEKPQVIADYESGRAIPNNQVLGKIERAIGLKLRGKDIGKPIEKGPRAK from the exons ATGGCCGAGAGCGACTGGGACACGGTGACGGTGCTGCGCAAGAAGGGCCCTACGGCCGCCCAGGCCAAATCCAAGCAG gCTATCTTAGCGGCACAGAGAcgaggagaagatgtggagacTTCCAAGAAAT GGGCTGCTGGCCAGAACAAACAACATTCTATTACCAAGAACACGGCCAAGCTGGACCGGGAGACAGAGGAGCTGCACCATGACAGGGTGACCCTGGAG AAAATCAATGAGAAGCCACAGGTGATCGCGGACTATGAGAGCGGACGGGCCATACCCAATAACCAGGTGCTTGGCAAAATCGAGCGGGCCATTG GCCTCAAGCTCCGGGGAAAGGACATTGGAAAGCCCATCGAGAAGGGGCCTAGGGCGAAATGA
- the EDF1 gene encoding endothelial differentiation-related factor 1 isoform beta (isoform beta is encoded by transcript variant beta) produces the protein MAESDWDTVTVLRKKGPTAAQAKSKQAILAAQRRGEDVETSKKWAAGQNKQHSITKNTAKLDRETEELHHDRVTLEVGKVIQQGRQSKGLTQKDLATKINEKPQVIADYESGRAIPNNQVLGKIERAIGECPSTLRRVR, from the exons ATGGCCGAGAGCGACTGGGACACGGTGACGGTGCTGCGCAAGAAGGGCCCTACGGCCGCCCAGGCCAAATCCAAGCAG gCTATCTTAGCGGCACAGAGAcgaggagaagatgtggagacTTCCAAGAAAT GGGCTGCTGGCCAGAACAAACAACATTCTATTACCAAGAACACGGCCAAGCTGGACCGGGAGACAGAGGAGCTGCACCATGACAGGGTGACCCTGGAGGTGGGCAAGGTGATCCAGCAAGGTCGGCAGAGCAAGGGGCTTACGCAGAAGGACCTGGCCACG AAAATCAATGAGAAGCCACAGGTGATCGCGGACTATGAGAGCGGACGGGCCATACCCAATAACCAGGTGCTTGGCAAAATCGAGCGGGCCATTGGTGAGTGTCCCTCCACCCTTCGCCGGGTCCGCTGA
- the EDF1 gene encoding endothelial differentiation-related factor 1 isoform alpha (isoform alpha is encoded by transcript variant alpha), producing the protein MAESDWDTVTVLRKKGPTAAQAKSKQAILAAQRRGEDVETSKKWAAGQNKQHSITKNTAKLDRETEELHHDRVTLEVGKVIQQGRQSKGLTQKDLATKINEKPQVIADYESGRAIPNNQVLGKIERAIGLKLRGKDIGKPIEKGPRAK; encoded by the exons ATGGCCGAGAGCGACTGGGACACGGTGACGGTGCTGCGCAAGAAGGGCCCTACGGCCGCCCAGGCCAAATCCAAGCAG gCTATCTTAGCGGCACAGAGAcgaggagaagatgtggagacTTCCAAGAAAT GGGCTGCTGGCCAGAACAAACAACATTCTATTACCAAGAACACGGCCAAGCTGGACCGGGAGACAGAGGAGCTGCACCATGACAGGGTGACCCTGGAGGTGGGCAAGGTGATCCAGCAAGGTCGGCAGAGCAAGGGGCTTACGCAGAAGGACCTGGCCACG AAAATCAATGAGAAGCCACAGGTGATCGCGGACTATGAGAGCGGACGGGCCATACCCAATAACCAGGTGCTTGGCAAAATCGAGCGGGCCATTG GCCTCAAGCTCCGGGGAAAGGACATTGGAAAGCCCATCGAGAAGGGGCCTAGGGCGAAATGA